The Methylomusa anaerophila genome has a segment encoding these proteins:
- a CDS encoding beta/alpha barrel domain-containing protein: MNVGIVDTTLRDGEQAAGLVFLPEEKIDIAKALNAAGVFAIEAGIPANGPEEREALTAINQLGLNSQVIGWCRAVKDDILAAVQCGCRFIHISAPVSDLHINCKLRKSRAWVLQKIGESVRYARSFGCRVLVGAEDASRADCEFFLRFAATAAQAGAERIRYADTVGLMEPLGTYAKMRRLVEHCPLPLEIHLHNDFGLALANSLAAVQAGTPFVSVTVNGIGERAGNVSLQHAVHTFSTFADCATGIEPEKLPTLAELVSAACMHGRPAPVSPPADCSQFAR; the protein is encoded by the coding sequence ATGAACGTCGGTATCGTCGATACTACCTTGCGGGACGGCGAACAGGCCGCCGGACTGGTATTTTTGCCTGAGGAAAAAATTGACATTGCCAAAGCTCTCAACGCGGCGGGAGTTTTTGCCATTGAAGCGGGGATTCCCGCCAATGGCCCGGAAGAGCGGGAAGCGCTGACCGCGATAAACCAATTGGGATTAAACAGCCAGGTAATTGGCTGGTGCCGGGCGGTCAAAGACGATATTTTAGCCGCGGTCCAATGCGGCTGCCGTTTCATCCATATTTCGGCGCCGGTGTCGGATTTGCACATTAACTGTAAGCTGCGCAAATCACGTGCTTGGGTGTTGCAAAAGATCGGTGAGTCGGTGCGGTACGCCCGCAGTTTCGGCTGCCGGGTTCTGGTGGGCGCGGAAGACGCTTCCCGCGCCGATTGTGAGTTTTTTTTGCGGTTCGCGGCTACGGCTGCCCAAGCAGGTGCGGAGCGCATTCGTTACGCCGACACAGTTGGCCTGATGGAACCTTTGGGGACTTATGCCAAAATGCGCCGTTTGGTTGAACATTGTCCGCTGCCGCTGGAAATTCACCTGCACAATGACTTTGGCCTGGCGCTGGCTAACAGTCTTGCGGCTGTCCAAGCCGGAACGCCGTTCGTCAGCGTGACTGTCAACGGTATCGGCGAGCGGGCCGGCAACGTATCTTTGCAGCATGCCGTCCATACCTTTTCCACGTTTGCCGATTGCGCTACCGGCATTGAGCCGGAAAAACTGCCGACTTTGGCCGAATTAGTGTCAGCGGCATGCATGCATGGCCGGCCGGCCCCGGTTTCGCCACCGGCTGACTGCAGCCAATTTGCCCGTTAG
- a CDS encoding MotA/TolQ/ExbB proton channel family protein: protein MVQTLASGGWIMLPLALCSIISITIIVERWLFFRRIGRVHHADDLLALVRQGHMEQAQQKIGDADLPIIRVLHKGLDCRFCPGKAMETAGIAEVAGMRRGLAALDTIITLSPLLGLLGTIIGMIGSFQIMAASGIGQPHAVTGGVGEALIATAAGITVAVITLIPYNYFLTRVERETETIEQYATRLELALQEQAAGTAS from the coding sequence ATGGTGCAGACGCTCGCAAGCGGCGGCTGGATTATGTTACCACTGGCATTATGCTCAATTATTTCCATTACCATTATTGTGGAACGCTGGCTGTTTTTCCGGCGGATCGGCAGGGTGCACCACGCCGACGACCTGCTGGCGCTGGTCCGGCAGGGCCATATGGAGCAAGCGCAGCAGAAAATTGGCGATGCCGATCTGCCGATCATCCGGGTATTGCACAAGGGACTTGACTGCCGGTTTTGTCCGGGCAAAGCCATGGAGACGGCGGGTATCGCCGAAGTAGCCGGCATGCGGCGGGGACTGGCGGCTTTAGATACCATTATAACCTTGTCGCCATTGCTGGGGCTGTTAGGAACGATTATCGGCATGATTGGCTCTTTTCAGATTATGGCTGCATCCGGTATAGGCCAGCCCCACGCCGTGACCGGCGGGGTGGGCGAGGCGCTGATTGCCACCGCCGCCGGCATAACGGTAGCAGTGATAACCCTGATACCCTATAACTACTTTCTGACCCGCGTGGAGCGGGAAACAGAAACCATTGAACAATATGCGACCCGGCTGGAACTGGCACTGCAGGAACAGGCCGCCGGCACTGCTTCATAG
- a CDS encoding FecCD family ABC transporter permease has translation MPVDDKKAANKKILLLLAALLIMFFLSFALGRHPLAPDVIFTVLISKIIPIKQSWSPEIEVILTQIRLPRIMAAMLVGAALATAGASYQGMFKNPMVSPGILGVTAGASFGAALGILLSFNPVAIQLTAFAFGLLAVLVTYIVAIWFSRRGESILVMILTGVIVGTLFTSFVSLVKYVADPNNTLPAITYWLMGSLAAVTLEDVRMAAFPILSGLAVLYLLRWNLNIMAFGEEEAKALGVNTGRLRLIVIACATLITAAAVSISGVISLVGLIVPHLSRLLMGPNYKFLIPATIMMGSIFLLAVDNLARTLFPVEVPLGILTSIIGAPFFLYLLINTRKGWA, from the coding sequence ATGCCTGTAGACGATAAGAAAGCTGCGAATAAAAAAATTTTGCTGCTGCTGGCTGCCTTACTAATCATGTTCTTTTTGTCTTTTGCCTTAGGCCGGCACCCTCTTGCGCCTGATGTAATATTTACCGTATTAATTTCCAAAATAATTCCGATTAAGCAATCTTGGTCACCGGAAATAGAGGTTATTTTGACTCAAATCCGTCTTCCCAGGATTATGGCCGCTATGCTTGTCGGCGCTGCTCTGGCGACAGCCGGCGCTTCCTATCAGGGGATGTTCAAAAATCCCATGGTTTCACCCGGGATTTTAGGAGTCACGGCCGGCGCCAGCTTTGGCGCTGCGTTGGGCATACTTCTTTCTTTTAACCCTGTTGCCATTCAGCTTACGGCGTTTGCCTTCGGTTTACTGGCGGTTCTGGTCACGTATATAGTCGCTATATGGTTTAGCCGCCGGGGGGAAAGCATATTGGTGATGATTTTAACGGGCGTGATTGTTGGAACTTTGTTTACCTCATTTGTTTCCCTGGTCAAATATGTCGCCGATCCCAATAACACCTTGCCGGCCATTACGTATTGGCTGATGGGCAGCTTGGCTGCGGTTACGCTGGAGGATGTGAGAATGGCCGCTTTTCCGATCCTGTCCGGATTAGCCGTGCTTTATCTGCTGCGCTGGAACCTGAACATAATGGCCTTTGGTGAAGAGGAAGCCAAGGCGTTAGGGGTCAATACCGGCCGGCTGCGGCTTATTGTCATTGCCTGTGCAACGCTGATTACGGCGGCCGCCGTTTCCATCAGCGGCGTCATTAGTCTGGTCGGACTGATTGTACCCCATTTATCCAGGCTGCTGATGGGTCCCAACTATAAATTCCTGATCCCGGCAACGATTATGATGGGCAGCATTTTTCTGCTGGCGGTCGACAATCTGGCGCGCACGCTGTTTCCGGTGGAGGTGCCTTTGGGAATATTGACTTCTATTATTGGCGCTCCTTTTTTTCTGTATTTGTTGATAAATACGCGGAAAGGCTGGGCATAA
- a CDS encoding TonB-dependent receptor, whose amino-acid sequence MKRQKRNLKPVVWGAALAITLTLGMPGLTGAEETAAPQPEEAVSQPAATGVLPADDVPLLDVEVKDTKARPAPDGSAANGYRATDVNIGPLGKRTLLDTPYTISVIPGELMKNMLAESAADALKYSPAVQSGTGGSRVTDYYVIRGITSSIWTSNVAVDGLRGTAVVEPIEDKDRIEVMSGTSSFLYGVTSPGGMINYVLKRPTNTPLEAVTLGNYGGSQGYIRGDFGGPAGKDGKFAYRLNVLGVTGGDTGIDKQKNKRSLVSGAFDWHPNPNTVWSFDVSHFERDLEYAQAFYMRNGATSIPSAPDASINWGSPYSFARDRTDRIGTSFTAKLDDTLTLRAAYRYSDVEREYSTYRRRLVNGSPLVYTPRVDYQGAYHTIANQGSIFLDKEFKTGKWSHKLTLGWMQDLIETQYPAGSAGSYTSSTQYLLADSGYPPNPVFTYSTTPSQKVKYQSLLLADQLTFSKTWSMIVGGNYASIDDRSWNSATGVSSGTPYNESKFTPSVSVLYKPKANVTVYASYLEALQKGLVSTTAGNLGEVFAPYVSKQLELGAKAKLGGVDVSAALFRINQAGQYTDSATQISTQDGRNLYNGGEVIISGKVNKNLTLVGGFTQLNAKVDKTSTADLLNKTPQGVAKSMARLFAEYDLPSVPGLTLIGGISYTGKQWVDAANTVSIPAVVVGDVGVRYNTKINGQDITFRLMVDNITDKNYWTTRSDLLYLGNPRTVAFSAELQL is encoded by the coding sequence ATGAAACGGCAAAAGCGCAATTTGAAACCGGTGGTCTGGGGCGCGGCGCTGGCAATTACTCTGACGCTGGGAATGCCTGGTTTGACCGGGGCGGAAGAGACGGCGGCCCCGCAGCCGGAGGAGGCTGTCAGCCAGCCGGCGGCAACCGGCGTCTTGCCGGCAGATGACGTTCCGTTGCTGGATGTGGAAGTAAAAGACACCAAGGCGCGTCCGGCTCCCGACGGCAGTGCGGCCAACGGCTACCGCGCCACTGACGTGAATATCGGCCCCCTGGGAAAACGGACGCTGCTGGACACGCCCTATACTATCAGTGTGATCCCTGGTGAACTCATGAAAAATATGCTGGCGGAATCGGCAGCCGATGCCCTGAAATATAGTCCTGCCGTGCAGAGTGGGACCGGCGGCAGCCGCGTAACTGATTATTATGTTATCCGGGGCATTACCAGTTCCATCTGGACCAGCAATGTTGCTGTTGACGGCTTGCGGGGCACGGCCGTTGTCGAGCCGATTGAGGACAAAGACCGCATCGAAGTCATGAGCGGCACCAGCAGTTTCCTTTATGGGGTGACTTCACCCGGCGGCATGATCAATTATGTGCTGAAACGCCCAACAAACACTCCGCTGGAAGCGGTGACCCTGGGAAACTACGGCGGCTCCCAGGGCTATATCCGGGGTGATTTCGGCGGCCCTGCCGGGAAAGACGGCAAATTCGCCTACCGGCTGAATGTGCTTGGCGTAACCGGCGGCGACACGGGCATTGATAAACAGAAAAACAAACGTTCTTTAGTGAGCGGCGCGTTTGACTGGCATCCGAATCCCAATACCGTATGGTCGTTTGATGTTTCTCACTTTGAACGGGACCTGGAATACGCGCAGGCATTTTATATGCGCAATGGCGCAACCAGTATACCAAGTGCTCCCGACGCTTCCATTAACTGGGGTTCCCCTTATTCCTTCGCCCGCGACAGAACTGACAGAATCGGCACTTCTTTTACGGCCAAGCTGGATGATACCCTAACATTGCGGGCGGCATACCGTTACAGCGATGTGGAGAGAGAGTACAGCACCTACCGGCGGCGGCTGGTAAACGGCAGTCCGCTGGTTTATACGCCCAGGGTGGATTATCAGGGCGCCTACCATACGATAGCCAATCAGGGCAGTATTTTTCTTGATAAAGAGTTTAAAACCGGTAAATGGAGCCACAAGCTGACATTGGGCTGGATGCAGGATTTAATTGAAACCCAATATCCGGCTGGCAGCGCCGGCAGTTATACCAGCAGCACGCAGTATCTGCTGGCCGACTCGGGTTATCCGCCCAATCCGGTTTTTACTTACAGCACTACTCCCTCGCAAAAGGTCAAGTATCAGTCGCTATTGCTGGCTGACCAGCTTACTTTCAGCAAAACCTGGTCAATGATCGTGGGCGGCAATTATGCTTCTATCGATGACCGGAGCTGGAATTCAGCCACAGGCGTAAGCAGCGGAACGCCTTACAATGAATCCAAGTTTACGCCCAGTGTATCCGTCCTATATAAACCGAAAGCCAATGTGACTGTCTATGCCTCTTACCTGGAAGCGCTGCAAAAAGGGCTGGTTTCCACAACGGCAGGCAATCTGGGCGAGGTTTTTGCCCCGTATGTGAGCAAACAGTTGGAACTGGGCGCCAAAGCCAAGCTGGGCGGAGTGGATGTCAGTGCCGCACTGTTCCGCATTAACCAAGCCGGTCAGTATACCGACTCGGCTACGCAAATTTCCACTCAGGACGGACGTAATTTATATAACGGCGGTGAAGTTATCATCAGCGGCAAGGTTAACAAGAACCTGACCCTCGTCGGCGGTTTCACCCAGCTTAACGCCAAAGTGGACAAAACAAGCACAGCCGATTTATTGAACAAAACCCCGCAGGGAGTCGCTAAATCCATGGCGCGTTTGTTTGCCGAGTACGATTTACCTTCAGTTCCAGGATTAACACTGATCGGCGGTATTTCCTACACCGGCAAACAGTGGGTCGACGCGGCCAATACCGTTTCCATTCCCGCGGTAGTTGTGGGCGATGTCGGTGTCCGTTATAATACCAAAATTAACGGCCAGGATATTACTTTCCGGTTAATGGTTGACAATATTACCGATAAAAATTACTGGACTACCCGCAGCGATCTTCTCTATCTGGGCAACCCGCGCACCGTAGCTTTTTCGGCTGAACTCCAATTGTAA
- a CDS encoding Fe-only nitrogenase accessory AnfO family protein: MNKEIAVMVGSDNNTCSIFEFGQIVVFGRQHGTWRINRKMPCCLGDGSNMAETRRRIAQIAGFLGECSVFVGLSVSGIPYFELEKINCLIWEIPGKPEEFLDELWHEVLLERSDRVRRSLAPIFSLPEPKGDGRYSLTLSPAEAANAVSMQRVLDTVLRKRNFRVLEISCQEQPVWLDNVLQDNGDLLVDLANLPNQRIHIINQGYTLNRTR, translated from the coding sequence ATGAATAAAGAAATTGCCGTAATGGTCGGGTCAGACAATAATACCTGTTCAATCTTCGAGTTTGGGCAGATTGTTGTATTTGGCCGTCAGCATGGCACCTGGAGGATTAACCGCAAAATGCCTTGCTGCTTGGGCGATGGTTCAAACATGGCGGAAACTCGCCGGCGAATAGCCCAAATTGCCGGTTTTCTCGGCGAGTGTTCGGTATTTGTCGGATTGTCCGTTAGCGGTATCCCCTATTTTGAATTGGAAAAAATCAATTGCTTGATTTGGGAAATACCTGGGAAGCCGGAAGAATTCCTTGACGAATTATGGCATGAGGTGCTCTTGGAACGAAGCGACCGCGTACGACGCTCCCTGGCGCCAATTTTTTCCCTGCCTGAGCCCAAAGGCGACGGCCGTTACAGCCTGACGCTCAGTCCGGCGGAAGCAGCCAATGCGGTGTCCATGCAGCGCGTATTGGATACGGTTTTGCGCAAACGAAATTTTCGCGTATTGGAAATTTCCTGCCAAGAGCAGCCGGTATGGCTGGACAACGTATTGCAGGACAACGGCGACTTGCTGGTGGATTTAGCTAATTTGCCCAACCAGCGGATTCATATTATTAACCAAGGTTACACGCTTAACAGAACACGTTAG
- a CDS encoding energy transducer TonB: MIDGSYCKSAGISLAVHGVLLIYILCIGQTTPAVVQPPRAAIEIVPASVLETGALTAAPAAGADEPAPEAAPDESEPAAAPVEQRRPARQVQADRTVPPVLKSPAGEAFLPPLPHTSGNEAAEPAASPGAEAADQNSKSQGAGAVQSGSASVLHKVSPGYPSAARKEGWEGAVIVRVLIDVDGSAKTVTVRQSSGYDIFDDTAVRAVAKWRFSPATQGGNPVASFYDVKVTFRLTDPE; encoded by the coding sequence ATGATCGACGGTTCGTATTGCAAGAGTGCAGGAATATCACTGGCGGTTCATGGCGTCTTATTGATATATATCTTGTGTATTGGACAAACGACGCCGGCTGTGGTGCAGCCCCCCCGAGCGGCAATAGAAATAGTGCCGGCCAGTGTGCTGGAAACAGGCGCATTGACGGCTGCACCGGCCGCGGGGGCTGATGAGCCTGCGCCGGAAGCAGCGCCTGACGAGTCTGAGCCGGCGGCGGCGCCGGTGGAACAGCGCCGGCCAGCGCGGCAGGTGCAGGCGGACCGTACTGTGCCGCCGGTCCTTAAGTCGCCGGCAGGGGAAGCATTTTTGCCGCCATTGCCGCATACAAGCGGGAATGAGGCGGCAGAGCCGGCAGCCAGCCCTGGGGCTGAGGCGGCAGATCAAAATAGCAAGAGTCAGGGAGCCGGCGCGGTTCAGTCTGGCTCAGCCAGTGTCCTGCATAAAGTTTCGCCGGGTTATCCCAGCGCCGCCAGGAAGGAGGGATGGGAAGGGGCGGTAATAGTACGTGTGCTGATTGATGTTGATGGTTCGGCCAAAACAGTGACCGTCCGTCAGAGCAGCGGTTATGACATATTTGACGACACTGCCGTCAGAGCAGTGGCAAAGTGGCGTTTTTCGCCGGCAACTCAAGGCGGGAATCCCGTTGCCAGCTTCTATGACGTAAAAGTTACATTCCGCCTTACGGATCCGGAATGA
- a CDS encoding ABC transporter ATP-binding protein, with protein MGTLILEIDDITCGYGSKPVISGVSFEIKSGEFLCLLGPNGAGKTTLFKTILRLLKLQSGRISLDGENIENWSRRRFAARVGYVPQAHTPPFPFKVVDVVAMGRAAHLSMFGSPTCIDLEIAEQALDTLAISYLRNSIYTEISGGERQLVLIARALAQQPEILIMDEPTSNLDFGNQIRVLEYIKKLVNESGIGVIMTTHYPNHALFYASKVMALGRDGIFSIGLPGQVITEDYLRQTYGVSVQIIESELKNGSEVQVCIPFAANI; from the coding sequence ATGGGAACCTTGATACTGGAAATCGATGACATTACCTGCGGCTACGGGTCAAAGCCGGTAATCAGCGGCGTTTCCTTCGAGATTAAGTCCGGCGAATTTCTTTGTTTGCTTGGCCCGAACGGCGCGGGAAAAACGACATTGTTCAAGACTATTTTGCGGCTTTTAAAGCTGCAGTCAGGCAGAATCAGCCTGGACGGCGAGAATATTGAAAATTGGTCGCGCCGGCGCTTCGCCGCCAGGGTTGGCTATGTTCCCCAGGCGCATACGCCGCCCTTTCCTTTCAAAGTAGTGGATGTAGTGGCTATGGGAAGAGCGGCGCATCTTAGTATGTTTGGCTCGCCCACTTGCATTGATTTGGAAATAGCTGAACAGGCCTTGGACACATTGGCAATTTCCTATTTAAGAAACAGCATATATACCGAGATCAGCGGCGGGGAGCGCCAACTGGTGCTGATTGCCAGAGCTCTTGCCCAACAGCCGGAGATTTTGATCATGGATGAACCGACTTCTAACCTGGACTTCGGCAATCAAATCCGGGTTTTGGAATATATAAAGAAACTTGTCAACGAATCAGGCATCGGCGTCATAATGACAACCCATTATCCCAATCATGCGCTGTTTTATGCCTCGAAAGTCATGGCCCTTGGCAGAGACGGAATTTTCAGCATCGGCTTACCCGGACAGGTAATTACCGAGGATTATTTACGGCAAACCTATGGCGTAAGTGTGCAGATTATCGAGTCGGAACTGAAAAACGGCAGCGAGGTGCAGGTATGCATTCCATTTGCTGCAAACATATAA